The DNA region ACCCTTCCGCCCATATCGTTTCGGTGACCGTTCCCGAGGGTACGCTACTGAGCGTAGCACCTATTATGCTGACGGTATCGGAAGGGGCCACCGTAGAACCGGGGCTTCTACAGGCACGGGACTTCGGTTCCCCTGTTCAATATACCGTCACCTCGGGCAACGGTACAGAGCAGGTATGGACGGTGACCGCCAGTGTACTGACCATTCCGGTGGTGGGCGGTAACGACATCCTCGCTTTCGAGCTGCCCGGACAGAACGCTTCGGACATAGATACGGACAACCGTACCGTAACGGTGAACGTGCCAGATGGTACGGACCTGAACGTAGCGCCGAGCGTAATGGTCGTTTCACCGGACGCCACGGTGGACCCTGCGATAAATATTGTTAGAGATTTTTCGAGTGCCGTTACCTATACGGTCACCGCGGAGAACGGAACGCAACAGGAGTGGACCGTGAACGTGACCGTTTCCGCCCCGACGGGAAGCGATCAGAACGCAATAACGGCCTTTGAGTTCCCGGGCCAGACCGATGTGGATATCGATGGAACAACCAATACGGTCATCGTTACGGTTCCCGATGGTACCAACTTGAATACGGCCCCTTCGGTATTGAATATTTCCCCCAATGCTACGGTGACTCCCGCGATAGGGGATATACAGGATTTTAGCCAACCCGTAGCGTATACGGTCACCGCTGAAAATACTGATGAAAGAGTTTGGACGGTCAACGTTACCGTTACTGAAAACCAAGCACCTATCGCCAATGATGATACAACCGCAGTAGAATTGGGAGAAACCGTACGCATCAATGTCATCGATAACGATTCAGATGTTGATAATCCAAATTCCGATCTGGTTATATCTGGTGTTCTTGGGGTACAACCTGAAAATGCAGGTTCGTTTACAATCGATGGTCAGGAAATCGTATTCACCAGTTCCGGTGATTATACCGGGGATGCCACGTTCGGCTATACCATTAACGACGGTAACCCGGGCAATGACGATTCTGCAGTAGTGACTGTAACAATAGCCCCACAAGCGAACGCAGCCCCTTTAGCGGATGCCGGTCCCGACCAGGCCATTACCCTTCCCACGAGTTCGGTTACCCTGGACGGTTCCGGAAGCAGTGATACCGCCCCCGGAACGATCGCCTCGTACGCTTGGACACAGGTCAGCGGTCCCACAACGGCGACGATTGCTGCCCCGGGGAGCGCGAGTACCTCGGTAACGGGCTTGACGGAAGGAAACTATACGTTCAGGCTGACGGTGACCGACGATGGGACCCCGGCACTCAGCGATACGGACGATATCGTTATAACGGTGGGGGCCTTGCCCAACGTAGCTCCCGTAGCGGATGCCGGTCCGGACCAGGCCATTACCCTTCCCGCGAGTTCGGTAACGTTGGACGGTTCTGGAAGCAGCGATACCGCCCCCGGAACGATCGCCTCGTACGCTTGGACACAGGTCAGCGGTCCCACAACGGCGACGATTGCTGCCCCGGGGAGCGCGAGTACCTCGGTAACGGGCTTGACGGAAGGAAACTATACGTTCAGGCTGACGGTGACCGACGATGGGACCCCGGCACTCAGCGATACGGACGATATCGTTATAACGGTGGGGGCCTTGCCCAACGTAGCTCCCGTAGCGGATGCCGGTCCGGACCAGGCCATTACCCTTCCCGCGAGTTCGGTAACGTTGGACGGTTCTGGAAGCAGCGATACCGCCCCCGGAACGATCGCCTCGTACGCTTGGACACAGGTCAGCGGTCCCACAACGGCGACGATTGCTGCCCCGGGGAGCGCGAGTACCTCGGTAACGGGCTTGACGGAAGGAAACTATACGTTCAGGCTGACGGTGACCGACGATGGGACCCCGGCACTCAGCGATACGGACGATATCGTTATAACGGTGGGGGCCTTGCCCAACGTAGCTCCCGTAGCGGATGCCGGTCCGGACCAGGCCATTACCCTTCCCGCGAGTTCGGTAACGTTGGACGGATCTGGAAGCAGCGATACCGCCCCCGGAACAATCGCCTCGTACGCTTGGACACAGGTCAGCGGTCCAACAACGGCGACGATTTCCGCCCCGGGGAGCGCGAGTACCTCGGTAACGGGCTTGACGGAAGGAAACTATACGTTCAGGCTGACGGTGACCGACGATGGGACCCCGGCACTCAGCGATACGGACGATATTGTTATAACGGTGGGGGCCTTGCCCAACGTAGCTCCCGTAGCGGATGCCGGTCCGGACCAGGCCATTACCCTTCCCGCGAGTTCGGTAACATTGAACGGTTCAGGAAGTAATGATACCGCCCCCGGTACAATCGCCTCCTACGCCTGGGCGCAGGTCAGCGGTCCCACAACGGCGACGATTGCCGCCCCGGGGAGCGCGAGTACCTCGGTAACGGGCTTGACGGAAGGAAGCTATACGTTCAGGCTGACGGTGACCGACGATGGAACCCCGTCCCTTAGCGATACGGACGATATTGTTATAACGGTGGGGGCCTTGCCCAACGTAGCCCCTGTAGCGGATGCCGGTCCCGACCAGTCCATCATCTTGCCTACGAGTTCGGTAACATTGAACGGTTCAGGAAGTAATGATACCGCCCCCGGTACAATCGCCTCCTACGCCTGGGCGCAGGTCAGCGGTCCTACAACGGCGACGATTGCCGCCCCGGGGAATGTGAGTACCTCGGTAACGGGCTTGGCGGAAGGAAGCTATACGTTCAGACTGACGGTGATGGACGATGGAACCCCGTCCCTTAGCGATACTGACGATATTGATATAACGGTGGGGGGCTTGCCCAACGTAGCTCCCGTAGCGGATGCCGGTCCGGACCAGGCCATCGCCCTTCCCGCGAGTTCGGTAACGTTGGACGGATCTGGAAGCAGCGATACCGCCCCTGGAGCGATCGCCTCCTACGCCTGGTCACAGGTCAGCGGTCCAACAACGGCGACGATTGCCGCCCCGGGGAGCACGAGTACATCGGTAACGGGCTTGGCGGAAGGAAGCTATACGTTCAGGCTGACGGTGACGGACGATGGAACTCCGGCACTCAGCGATACGGACGATATCATCGTTACTGTCGAAGCCTTAGTTCAGACACTAACATTAACTTCTGTTGATGTTAGCTATAATACAAACATAACCTCAACAGAGTATTTATCTGGTGGGCCTGGAGAATTGTGGGAAGATTATGAAAAACATGAAATTAGCTCTGTAGAATTAGTTATTTCCAATGTAATTTCATCGAATAATAACTTAAATTACTTGTATATAGATGGAGTTAGATTCA from Zobellia alginiliquefaciens includes:
- a CDS encoding PKD domain-containing protein, coding for MLSANDIEAFALNGQIETATIDPSAHIVSVTVPEGTLLSVAPIMLTVSEGATVEPGLLQARDFGSPVQYTVTSGNGTEQVWTVTASVLTIPVVGGNDILAFELPGQNASDIDTDNRTVTVNVPDGTDLNVAPSVMVVSPDATVDPAINIVRDFSSAVTYTVTAENGTQQEWTVNVTVSAPTGSDQNAITAFEFPGQTDVDIDGTTNTVIVTVPDGTNLNTAPSVLNISPNATVTPAIGDIQDFSQPVAYTVTAENTDERVWTVNVTVTENQAPIANDDTTAVELGETVRINVIDNDSDVDNPNSDLVISGVLGVQPENAGSFTIDGQEIVFTSSGDYTGDATFGYTINDGNPGNDDSAVVTVTIAPQANAAPLADAGPDQAITLPTSSVTLDGSGSSDTAPGTIASYAWTQVSGPTTATIAAPGSASTSVTGLTEGNYTFRLTVTDDGTPALSDTDDIVITVGALPNVAPVADAGPDQAITLPASSVTLDGSGSSDTAPGTIASYAWTQVSGPTTATIAAPGSASTSVTGLTEGNYTFRLTVTDDGTPALSDTDDIVITVGALPNVAPVADAGPDQAITLPASSVTLDGSGSSDTAPGTIASYAWTQVSGPTTATIAAPGSASTSVTGLTEGNYTFRLTVTDDGTPALSDTDDIVITVGALPNVAPVADAGPDQAITLPASSVTLDGSGSSDTAPGTIASYAWTQVSGPTTATISAPGSASTSVTGLTEGNYTFRLTVTDDGTPALSDTDDIVITVGALPNVAPVADAGPDQAITLPASSVTLNGSGSNDTAPGTIASYAWAQVSGPTTATIAAPGSASTSVTGLTEGSYTFRLTVTDDGTPSLSDTDDIVITVGALPNVAPVADAGPDQSIILPTSSVTLNGSGSNDTAPGTIASYAWAQVSGPTTATIAAPGNVSTSVTGLAEGSYTFRLTVMDDGTPSLSDTDDIDITVGGLPNVAPVADAGPDQAIALPASSVTLDGSGSSDTAPGAIASYAWSQVSGPTTATIAAPGSTSTSVTGLAEGSYTFRLTVTDDGTPALSDTDDIIVTVEALVQTLTLTSVDVSYNTNITSTEYLSGGPGELWEDYEKHEISSVELVISNVISSNNNLNYLYIDGVRFNYNDTGIIKPIAGFLSNNETGHYEMQFGFPQLLDIENDFTDSGIMEYRKSRAGTPNIITIQIEDTNGILSNIIQVNTPSNYGFKIRVHETPYTPIGGLFPMTKRVKVDGILQTPYIEGIYKYVDF